ATGGTTGGGTCCGTTCCTAAACAGCAAAAGGATTATTATGAGGAATTTGATGAAAAATAGAGCAGAAATTGTGAAATTAATAACTGGACTGCAGGAGACTCTAAATCCACATGACCCAAGAGGGTTTGTCGACTCCTTTCTCATCCACAAACAGAGTGATGAGGTATGGAAATCACCATGTAGCATAGAAATGCAGGAAAAGTAAAAAGTAATCAGTAGCTTTAATTAGTAAACCAATTTATACTTGCACACAATGGGCCCTATTATACACCCAGCGCAATGCGGcacaagtgtttttgctagtttcaggtCGACACAGTACCCATTTCCCTGGCCTACGTCATGTTGTTTAAATagaaaatgcatttgcgcccatttgtgcgctcatgggcatgctggtctgaaaatgaggtgtgttcaggtgcattgttgGTGTGTTGCTATTTTCAGGAACTCACTATAAGACAGCAACATAGACCAACTCAAGCCTGTTCTAAAGTTTGGCgcaattttttctttgttatttaaagagcgcgtttcaattacacccaaaaaacacccattacccATTAAGCGAATAGGGACAACCTGTTTAAATCATGACCATTTTCCTGTTGTTAAACTAACAAAAGTGGATTtagacatgccctgagtgcacctgaaCTTTAGATTATGCACTAAGATCATTAAATAGGGCCCCATATGCTAAACTTGCAatggtttttattttgaatatatacaGTTTAGttgaacattttgaatgaattataataaaataagtacTTTGCAACATTTAGTTTTACTTGTTATTTTGGTAAAAAGGATAACtttgtgctttgtggatttgaaCTTGTCAGAAATCCGGCAAGAAGGACTCATACTTTCACCATGAGAATCTTCTCATGTCGGTGGGAAATCTTTTTGTCGCTGGTACTGACACCACAGGAACAACTCTGCGCTGGGGTTTGATGCTTATGGCCAAATACCCTCATATACAGGGTAAAAACACAGCAGAGTATTTCCTCAGTGCTGAATGTAAAGGTGTCCAAAGGAACAAATATGTGTTGTATTTGTGTGCAGCTCGAGTTCAGGAGGAGATTGACAGAGTGATCGGTGGACATCAGCCAGTGGTGGAAGACAGAAAGAAATTGCCATATACAGATGCTGTGATTCATGAAACCCAGAGACTGGCAAACATAGTACCCTTGAATCTCCCTCATATGACCAGCTGTGACGTTACCTTCAATGGATACTTCATCAAGAAGGTCAGAGACAAGAAGGAATCATTACATAACCAAATGAATTATAATACAGTACatgtaaaacatatttatatttgcTCTTTTCTCTCTATTTTTTAGGGCACCACTGTAGTCCCTTTGCTGACGTCTGTTTTGAAGGATCCAAACGAATGGAAAAAACCAAACAGCTTTTACCCAGAACACTTCCTTGATGAGAAGGGCCAGTTTGTGAATAGAGATGCTTTCATGCCCTTTTCTGCAGGTTTGTTAAAATTCACCCAGTGTTTcgtagaaataaatatttgaattgtaattaaacacattttttcttCTCTCAGGCCGCAGGATGTGTCTTGGAGAGAGTTTGGCCAGGATGGAGCTCTTCCTGTTCTTCACTTCCCTCCTTCAGAGCTACCGCTTCACAACTGCACCTGGAGTGTCTGGAGATCAGCTGGATCTCAAAGGAGTAGTCGGAATAACGTTGAATCCGTCTCCACACAAGCTGTGTGCGATCAGACGCTCCTGATAATTCACACTCAAAACAAATGATGGCTTATTTTAAGTAAGAACTGTCATGATTTAGCTTGATCTGAGTAAAtgcacaaaatgtttattttgcaaaTAACTTCAAAAACCTGAtgagaaatgtgaaaaaaaaaatcactttttttggcATAACTCGTCTGTATGTgttgtatttgttcatttttgtatttgttgTGATGTAagaattttgtggtaaaaaaaaggtaatttaacaAAAGTTTCTTAATCATTTTCTTAAACATGTTAACACACAAACTATTTTAACAAGATAAGACTACGTTAATATATTAATGTGTATTAGAATAATATTGCTAATGAGATAAacgtaaagttatatatatatatatatatatatatatatatatatatatcacttaaTAGCATTTTTGTTCTCACTTATCTATGAAAAAAATTTTATTTCCCACCCTTTGCTATTTGCTAGatcttgtgcattttttttattcattactgACAACAAATGTgctgtacaaaagccttgtcagATTTGTTAATTTAAGAAAACATAAAATCACTATGGTACAGTAAACGTTTTAAAATAGATAATTGGATGAAAAATCTGTGCTAATCTGGGATTTGAAAATTACAGTGAAcctgtttaaaaaatttaattttgaactGTTGCTTTAATTGTAATCTACTGTACATCTACAACAACACTGGTCTCCTCCTCCAAGACCAAATGTAGCCACTCCCACTTCACCTATCCTACATTTGAACTGCACGAGCCTCAAGGTCTTCTGGGTATTGTTCTGTGAACATGGCTCTCATGGAGGCATTTCTTCAGGTTTCCAGCACAGGAACATTAATCTGCTGCTTGCTTCTGCTCTTAGCGGTTTATCTCCTGTTCTTCCGGTCTCAGAGAGACGAAAATGAACCTCCAGGGCCAATACCATTGCCACTTTTGGGAAATCTGCCAATGGTGGACGTCAACAAACCCTATTTGAGCCTGTGTGAGGTAAGTATGAATGAGATCATTACTTTTGAATGACCAGTTCAGCTTTGCTTCGATCAGATTGTTAAAAAACCTGCCTGACAAGTTCCTAAAGAGCATAATTCTGTTTTTcacagaaagaaaatatataatagttCAACCAGAATTGACAATTCTatcttcatttactcactcttatgtcTTTCCAAACTCGTATGACTCCTTTGTTCCGTGgaacacagaagatattttgaacttgcataaaatggactTAACATTGTatgagtttggttccaaaacgaaataaatccattttggttaatttgagtaaaaaaaaaaaaaaatgttttcttcaaagatgaaaaccactattttctgtttcaaactttcacatctTTAGGTcataatatcattaaaataataaatccaggttttgattttcaaagatttattagaaattacttgataaagttatttttcatattgaaactgatgaaaatacacaacatagtaagttgatccacatatgccACCCTCTGAACTTGGACTACTGGACTAAAAATATATTCATCAGTCCTCActcccaaaatgaattcaacaggtcatcttgttaatgctttaaattaattccagcaataaataaaaatttcatcatgaacaacaATATCACCTTAAACCACACAATTTTCAcaatgacatttcccttacattcaacctCCAAAAGTGCAGTCATCTTTGCCatattacattcatttagttgactaatgCTGTATGCTGtctaaacaaaaacataaatagcGTTAATACAAATACTTACCCTGAcgagctacgcaatatcgcgttcataaaatgcgattcatctaatgaacgcGATATAGCGTACAGTAGCTTGTCAGGGATGGCATACAGAcatacactgtgcgattttcATCCGATTTTTAGCCGAATTCTGACCCGTGCGACTCTTTTTCGGGTCGGGCCGATTTTCAGCATTTTCGTTTGTCGTGCAGTGTTCATGCAGTGTATAAGGGGAAACGAAAGGCGATTAACCTCTCCCGACCGACAATCGATTGGTCGGatggatttctgacatgtcagaaattttgGTCGCTCCTCATTACCTCGACGATCGGACTGTACAGTGAGCACATAAAAATCGTGAGCTTTATTGGATTTACATCACATGCAATCTACTCGTGCGGTGTGAGGTGGTACCTTGCCGAAATCGCACAgaaatcgcacagtgtatgcccggccTAGTGACACTCACGCGGTGTTTGCATAGTTGATCACAGatgaagtgaattaaatgcaaCATTTGTCAAAAACACGGCCGTTTCAGAAACGttttca
The sequence above is a segment of the Carassius carassius chromosome 9, fCarCar2.1, whole genome shotgun sequence genome. Coding sequences within it:
- the LOC132149601 gene encoding cytochrome P450 2K1-like; the encoded protein is MALMEAFLQVSSTGTLICCLLLLLAVYLLFFRSQRDENEPPGPIPLPLLGNLPMVDVNKPYLSLCEMAKQYGPVFTVFFGPKKVVVLAGYKTVKQALVNHADEFGDREISPLFHDLSKGHGKITPV